Proteins co-encoded in one Pithys albifrons albifrons isolate INPA30051 chromosome 14, PitAlb_v1, whole genome shotgun sequence genomic window:
- the HMGB3 gene encoding LOW QUALITY PROTEIN: high mobility group protein B3 (The sequence of the model RefSeq protein was modified relative to this genomic sequence to represent the inferred CDS: inserted 1 base in 1 codon) yields the protein MSGRGGCFKRQSPAANQAALVGSQREAEPRRAPRRALRSXSCPHYREQYRVKMAKGDPKKPKGKMSAYAFFVQTCREEHKKKNPEVPVNFAEFSKKCSERWKTMSSKEKAKFDEMAKADKVRYDREMKDYGPAKGGKKKKDPNAPKRPPSGFFLFCSEFRPKIKSTNPGISIGDVAKKLGEMWNNLSDGEKQPYNNKAAKLKEKYEKDVADYKSKGKFDGAKGAATKAARKKVEEEDEEEEEDEEEEDEDDDDE from the exons ATGAGCGGGCGAGGAGGTTGTTTTAAACGGCAGAGCCCCGCAGCCAATCAGGCCGCTCTCGTAGGCAGCCAACGCGAGGCTGAGCCGCGCCGAGCCCCGCGTCGTGCCCTGCGCT GCTCCTGTCCACACTACCGCGAACAATACAG AGTCAAGATGGCTAAAGGTGATCCGAAAAAACCCAAGGGCAAGATGTCTGCCTATGCCTTCTTTGTGCAGACATGCCGTGAGGAACATAAGAAAAAGAACCCAGAGGTTCCAGTCAACTTTGCAGAGTTTTCCAAGAAGTGCTCAGAGAGGTGGAAG ACCATGTCAAGCAAGGAAAAGGCTAAATTTGATGAAATGGCAAAGGCTGATAAGGTACGATATGACAGAGAAATGAAGGACTATGGACCAGCTAAGGGTGGCAAGAAGAAGAAGGACCCCAATGCCCCAAAACGGCCACC GTCTggcttcttcctcttctgttcaGAGTTCCGCCCCAAGATCAAGTCCACAAACCCTGGCATATCCATTGGGGATGTAGCAAAGAAACTGGGTGAAATGTGGAACAACCTCAGTGATGGTGAAAAGCAGCCTTATAATAACAAGGCAGCTAAACTGAAGGAGAAGTACGAGAAG GATGTTGCAGACTACAAGTCTAAAGGAAAGTTTGATGGCGCAAAGGGAGCAGCAACCAAAGCTGCTCGGAAAAAGGTagaggaagaagatgaagaggaggaggaggatgaagaagaggaggatgaagatgatgatgatgaataa